Proteins encoded in a region of the Bacteroidota bacterium genome:
- a CDS encoding phospholipase D-like domain-containing protein has product MKKLIRSLAFVLVASFVLTAVPCSGTMLIRNFSKTSFSYFCSIPDAGPFISNLSYDSITKTGVKVFWQTDVPADSKIKWMVSDSNYQPILFTDSIYYAAQITNHAIIVTNLKPATIYKYQIVSQNPGGTAVDSGYFITQSESTGATQVYFNTTVDTTVSIGENAKGSQHFETLLLNRIDSAKYSIDITLWDFDYYTSISNALINAKNRGVSVRFVYNHTSNTPLINSLLANGIPVLKREYDTTFSMHNKFWIFDYRFNHDSVHKYLWTGSANVSHAQFHTSRNNVIVIQDEALCAAYTREFEEMWGSHTNLPDSANARFGDRKVDNVPHIFNVAGVRMEVYFSPSDSVCAFLSDLILTKPQQSLYFCMLKFQLPAIENVLHVDFNNGIEIKGVFDSTDSKLANSAYPRMKGLLVPNTWNPAADVFIDTIPGLVHHKYMIIDADFPGGNKITSTGSFNWETPANIGNDENSITIFDARINNLYYQEFIKRYHESGGLLLTNIQNENKVQFPRLGQNYPNPFDLNTDIDYQVTMPGNVKIVVYDIVGHEVQTLVNEVLMPGTYKTSFDGSLLQDGVYFYKIYSGDYSEAKRMLLLK; this is encoded by the coding sequence ATGAAAAAACTTATACGCTCACTGGCGTTCGTACTTGTTGCCTCCTTTGTTCTAACCGCTGTGCCTTGTAGTGGAACTATGCTAATTCGCAATTTCTCAAAAACTTCGTTTTCCTATTTTTGCAGTATTCCCGATGCCGGCCCATTTATTTCAAACCTGTCATACGACAGCATTACAAAAACTGGTGTCAAAGTCTTTTGGCAAACAGATGTGCCCGCGGATTCAAAAATTAAATGGATGGTGTCAGATTCAAATTATCAGCCCATACTGTTTACGGATTCGATTTATTATGCCGCGCAGATAACAAATCACGCGATAATTGTCACCAACCTTAAACCGGCCACTATCTACAAATACCAGATTGTTTCTCAAAATCCAGGTGGGACAGCTGTCGATTCAGGCTACTTTATTACACAATCCGAATCAACCGGTGCTACTCAGGTATATTTTAATACCACGGTCGATACTACCGTCAGTATTGGAGAAAATGCAAAGGGTAGCCAGCATTTTGAAACACTTCTGTTAAACAGGATCGACAGCGCGAAATATAGCATTGATATTACGTTGTGGGACTTTGACTATTATACATCCATTTCGAATGCACTGATCAATGCAAAAAATCGCGGAGTGAGCGTGCGGTTTGTTTATAATCACACCTCTAATACACCCTTGATCAATTCGCTGCTCGCGAATGGTATTCCAGTGCTGAAAAGAGAATATGATACGACCTTTTCAATGCATAACAAGTTCTGGATTTTTGATTACCGCTTTAATCATGATTCAGTCCATAAGTATTTGTGGACTGGTTCGGCAAACGTTTCTCATGCGCAGTTTCACACCTCCAGAAATAATGTTATCGTTATTCAGGATGAAGCGCTGTGTGCCGCATATACACGGGAATTTGAAGAAATGTGGGGTTCGCATACGAATTTGCCCGACTCGGCAAACGCCCGCTTCGGAGATCGGAAAGTTGATAATGTACCGCACATTTTTAATGTTGCAGGTGTTCGGATGGAAGTCTATTTTTCGCCTTCCGACAGCGTTTGCGCATTCCTCTCTGATCTGATTTTGACGAAGCCGCAGCAAAGTCTGTACTTCTGCATGTTGAAATTTCAATTGCCGGCAATCGAAAATGTGCTGCATGTAGATTTCAATAATGGAATCGAAATCAAAGGTGTGTTTGATTCAACAGATTCCAAGCTTGCCAATTCCGCGTATCCGCGCATGAAAGGCCTTCTGGTACCCAACACATGGAATCCCGCGGCTGACGTATTCATTGATACAATACCCGGACTGGTTCATCATAAATATATGATCATTGATGCCGACTTTCCGGGAGGGAATAAAATCACTTCAACGGGATCATTTAATTGGGAAACGCCTGCCAATATTGGAAATGATGAGAACTCAATTACAATATTCGATGCAAGGATCAACAACCTGTATTATCAGGAATTCATTAAGCGCTATCATGAATCGGGCGGGCTTCTGCTTACCAATATTCAAAATGAAAATAAGGTACAATTTCCGCGGCTTGGACAGAACTACCCCAACCCATTTGATCTGAATACCGACATAGACTATCAGGTCACAATGCCCGGTAATGTCAAAATTGTTGTTTATGACATTGTCGGCCATGAGGTTCAAACATTGGTAAACGAAGTACTGATGCCCGGAACGTATAAGACATCATTTGATGGTTCTTTATTACAGGACGGAGTATATTTTTATAAAATTTATTCCGGAGATTACTCAGAAGCAAAAAGAATGTTATTGCTAAAATAG
- a CDS encoding ATP-binding protein → MEDLRISARNDISLIKAVMAGAVAYAQTIGFSGKECSHIELILEEVLSNIIKYEYLPGQQGLIETEMQTTTLGIGITLKTTGIPMDTDAIKTFEHVKIEDILYHDAHGLGMLLIKNLADNVVYTNKGKEGQAIWIEKYLPHKHINHDEALPPAPEDPVEEAARVNFYIRRIKPEESPVISRLAYYTYNLTYIYDHIYYPERVRQLNEKGELMSYVAVNTANEEIVGHCALIKDDLSEMREMAVAFVNPAYRGSGCLKELSKYQLAEIEKMGADGVFVHAVTTHPYSQKAAMSMGLGESALFISRLTVLKMNKLNTENENRESLLFQCSFFKTRQHKNVFAPPHHRDMITKILKNIGVDIELCETAAKPNGNDSEMNSAIETKSDAYLCGHIFVKQYGNDIQKRISKTLKAYCVSRIETVYLYLPLDSPETAQQCSAFEALGFFFGGLRPGNDGSIWLLLQYLNNQKYDYESLRFCSPFGQELMDYIRNLDPNTENE, encoded by the coding sequence ATGGAAGACCTCCGCATATCCGCAAGAAACGATATCAGTCTGATAAAAGCAGTAATGGCTGGTGCCGTAGCCTATGCGCAAACTATTGGTTTTAGTGGGAAAGAGTGCAGCCACATCGAGTTGATCCTTGAAGAAGTGCTGAGCAATATCATCAAGTATGAGTATTTGCCGGGGCAACAAGGGCTCATCGAAACCGAAATGCAAACGACCACACTGGGCATCGGAATTACGCTCAAAACAACCGGTATCCCAATGGATACAGATGCTATAAAAACATTTGAGCATGTTAAAATTGAAGATATTCTGTATCACGATGCCCATGGCCTCGGGATGTTACTGATCAAGAACCTTGCTGACAATGTGGTTTATACCAACAAGGGCAAAGAAGGTCAGGCAATATGGATTGAAAAATACCTTCCGCACAAACACATCAATCACGATGAAGCCCTGCCGCCTGCACCTGAGGATCCCGTCGAGGAAGCCGCACGGGTAAATTTCTATATACGCAGAATTAAACCTGAGGAATCGCCCGTCATTTCACGGCTTGCTTATTATACCTATAACCTGACCTACATTTACGATCACATTTATTATCCCGAAAGGGTAAGGCAGCTGAATGAAAAGGGCGAGCTAATGAGTTATGTCGCCGTTAATACTGCCAATGAAGAGATAGTTGGTCATTGCGCCCTGATCAAAGATGACTTATCGGAGATGAGAGAAATGGCTGTAGCTTTCGTCAACCCGGCCTACCGGGGCTCAGGATGTTTGAAGGAATTGTCAAAATATCAGCTTGCTGAAATTGAGAAAATGGGTGCTGACGGTGTTTTTGTGCATGCCGTTACAACACACCCCTACTCGCAGAAAGCAGCCATGAGCATGGGTTTAGGAGAATCGGCGCTGTTCATTTCGCGTTTAACAGTGTTGAAGATGAATAAACTCAATACCGAAAATGAGAACCGGGAATCCCTGCTTTTTCAATGCAGCTTTTTTAAGACACGTCAGCACAAAAACGTTTTTGCGCCACCCCATCACCGCGATATGATCACGAAGATATTAAAGAATATAGGCGTTGATATTGAGCTTTGCGAAACTGCAGCTAAGCCCAATGGCAATGACAGTGAAATGAACAGTGCTATTGAGACAAAAAGCGATGCGTATTTGTGCGGACATATTTTTGTGAAGCAGTATGGTAATGACATTCAGAAGCGTATCAGCAAAACGCTGAAAGCTTATTGTGTCAGTCGGATAGAGACGGTATATCTGTACCTGCCGCTCGATAGCCCTGAAACAGCGCAACAGTGTAGTGCTTTTGAAGCCCTCGGATTTTTCTTTGGCGGGCTCCGGCCTGGAAATGATGGCTCAATATGGCTGCTGCTGCAATATCTCAATAACCAGAAATATGACTATGAATCCCTGCGCTTCTGCTCTCCATTCGGACAGGAGCTGATGGACTATATCCGGAATCTTGACCCTAATACCGAAAATGAATAA
- a CDS encoding MFS transporter, with translation MKVEFARHPLVQFKQFRIFFTGRMLSSVGDKFFTITLAWWIISQGQQDSKLHLGILMALNVLPAVLLGSVMGTLADRFSRKKCMQLANFIRFSLITGLTVLYFTNTLSMSLLYVMVFAISTFVPLFESSAQSSLRNLSDEESVSQVVALNSTSIYLSNILGAMMGGIMIATIGIGWALAFNAGCYFFSFVLMSFIRLDSKSTALKEKFSEQLKQGFRFLKMNKPILYMLLIFASLNLFAAPLTLIIPMIVKFELKETAHWLALLDGSFALGAGITAMILSFRKSYSSIYLTIFLALFTMGLSMVLVGLTPIKYVLIAEFLVIGSTLAITNAIVITLFQRHVPDAMKGRFFSLQVSIATAVIPLAYLLNGLMAQSMAVQTMLFINGGLTVVAAIPILFIPRISNKL, from the coding sequence ATGAAAGTAGAATTTGCCAGACACCCTTTAGTACAATTCAAGCAATTCAGGATTTTTTTCACGGGCAGGATGTTGTCTTCTGTAGGAGATAAGTTCTTTACCATAACACTGGCCTGGTGGATTATTTCGCAAGGGCAGCAGGACAGCAAACTGCACCTTGGAATACTGATGGCGCTTAATGTCCTGCCAGCGGTATTGCTGGGTTCGGTAATGGGGACACTGGCCGACAGATTCAGTCGGAAAAAATGCATGCAGCTGGCAAATTTCATCAGATTTTCATTGATAACAGGATTAACGGTATTGTATTTCACCAATACCCTGAGCATGTCATTGCTATATGTTATGGTCTTTGCAATTTCAACCTTTGTACCGCTGTTTGAATCGTCGGCCCAGTCATCACTCAGAAACCTCTCGGATGAAGAATCAGTGTCGCAGGTGGTAGCATTGAATTCCACGTCAATATACCTGTCGAATATTCTGGGCGCCATGATGGGAGGAATTATGATAGCAACGATCGGTATCGGATGGGCACTTGCTTTTAATGCCGGATGTTATTTCTTTTCTTTTGTCCTGATGTCGTTCATACGGCTTGACAGCAAAAGCACGGCGCTTAAAGAGAAGTTTTCTGAGCAGCTAAAACAGGGCTTCAGGTTCCTGAAAATGAATAAGCCCATTCTTTACATGCTGTTGATCTTTGCTTCACTTAATCTTTTTGCTGCCCCGCTAACGCTGATCATCCCGATGATCGTAAAATTCGAGTTGAAGGAAACGGCGCACTGGCTTGCACTACTTGATGGATCATTTGCACTGGGAGCAGGCATCACAGCAATGATTCTCAGTTTTAGAAAATCATACAGCAGCATTTACCTCACTATTTTTCTCGCCTTATTTACCATGGGACTTTCTATGGTACTTGTGGGGCTTACGCCGATAAAATATGTGCTGATCGCAGAGTTCCTCGTGATCGGTTCAACGCTGGCCATAACCAATGCAATAGTAATTACACTATTTCAGCGTCATGTGCCAGATGCTATGAAGGGACGGTTCTTTTCACTTCAGGTGAGCATTGCTACAGCAGTCATTCCTCTTGCATATCTCCTGAATGGCCTGATGGCACAGAGCATGGCTGTTCAAACCATGCTTTTTATCAATGGAGGACTCACTGTGGTAGCCGCAATACCAATATTGTTTATCCCGAGAATCAGTAATAAATTATAA